The Coraliomargarita parva genome contains a region encoding:
- a CDS encoding glycosyl hydrolase produces MFVPNFLRFRGECAHRFRWRVILAIALTLRLACPASADRSMATPKLSDIRIVDCAEVIQSPKRGVAANRLSEADFRALAPGVSWYYNWSYAPGGTGTPPEDVAIEFIPMVWGGGKQAMDGLKSYISGGHRPRAVLAINEPNLVEHHVAAGMTPEKTARIYGEVKAITDRYGIPLIGPQMSIGSPPHMSVTAYDPIEGEEVTYTYMVPFLHAFFYYAQKQNTEVDGLGMHPYMAAPGVEGLMNQVAASFGKPIWITEFSNSDQPLYDIPYKLRDLVQSVDYMERTPAIQAYAYFKERNAAHPPLSLFTGQDGELNELGKAYVQMPVHDPALYYRLPGRLQAERYVSLADATVWPTTDQDGFLHMSSEAIGSRLNYHVSVETTGDYRIRVRVTGGPGKLGLRFGKGAPFYLDMPQAVSGWQTLETLTELEAGPQVLYLKMDAKPFGINWIEVERVE; encoded by the coding sequence ATGTTCGTCCCAAATTTTCTTCGATTCCGCGGGGAGTGCGCCCACCGTTTCCGGTGGCGAGTCATCCTTGCTATTGCCCTGACGCTGCGACTGGCATGCCCGGCCTCAGCGGATCGTTCGATGGCCACACCGAAGCTTTCGGATATCCGGATTGTGGACTGCGCTGAAGTGATCCAGAGCCCGAAGCGAGGGGTTGCTGCCAACCGTCTTTCCGAGGCGGATTTCCGTGCACTGGCACCGGGTGTGTCCTGGTATTACAATTGGAGCTACGCTCCGGGGGGCACCGGGACCCCGCCGGAAGATGTCGCGATCGAATTCATTCCCATGGTTTGGGGCGGTGGAAAACAGGCTATGGATGGGCTGAAGTCCTATATATCCGGAGGACATCGGCCGCGTGCGGTTTTGGCCATCAACGAACCGAATTTGGTTGAGCATCATGTGGCGGCAGGCATGACGCCGGAGAAAACCGCGCGGATCTACGGAGAAGTCAAAGCCATCACAGACCGTTACGGGATACCTCTCATCGGACCACAGATGTCGATCGGCTCACCGCCTCATATGAGTGTGACTGCCTATGATCCGATTGAAGGTGAGGAAGTGACTTACACCTACATGGTGCCATTTTTGCATGCATTCTTCTACTATGCACAGAAGCAGAACACGGAGGTCGATGGCTTGGGCATGCACCCCTACATGGCGGCTCCCGGTGTGGAAGGGCTCATGAATCAAGTGGCGGCAAGCTTCGGGAAGCCCATCTGGATCACCGAATTCTCCAATTCGGATCAGCCACTGTATGACATCCCCTACAAGCTGCGTGACCTCGTCCAGTCGGTGGACTATATGGAACGCACGCCTGCGATACAGGCTTACGCATATTTTAAAGAACGCAACGCCGCTCATCCGCCGCTGAGCCTGTTTACCGGTCAGGATGGCGAGCTCAACGAGCTGGGGAAAGCCTACGTCCAGATGCCGGTGCACGATCCCGCCCTCTATTATCGGCTCCCGGGACGGCTGCAGGCGGAAAGGTATGTCAGTCTGGCGGATGCTACGGTTTGGCCCACTACCGACCAGGACGGCTTTTTGCATATGAGTTCGGAAGCGATCGGCTCGCGCTTGAACTACCATGTCTCTGTCGAGACGACGGGGGATTACCGCATTCGTGTGCGCGTGACGGGCGGGCCGGGGAAGCTCGGACTGCGCTTCGGTAAGGGGGCACCCTTTTATTTGGATATGCCGCAAGCGGTCAGTGGCTGGCAAACGCTGGAAACGCTCACGGAACTGGAGGCCGGGCCCCAGGTCCTGTATCTGAAAATGGATGCAAAGCCTTTTGGCATCAACTGGATCGAAGTCGAGCGTGTCGAATAA
- a CDS encoding MFS transporter: MTTSTSRTTSTGINVWRQRVGYGISDLSCNLVWQVITLYLMFYYTDVAGLSAAAVGVLFLVTRVVDGFTDVGMGIVIDKTHTRWGKSRPWILIGAFPFAIFASAAFFMPDLPTGGKLVYAYITYIGLSLAYTMVNIPIASILPSLTRSAQERTNLATSRIIFSFIGATAVSTLTMPMVGALGGGSQAKGFFLTMSTFGLIAIALFATSFLNVRELKHEESSRAISLREAFVSLKSNTYWHIFAVNILFMWGSFFLQTGALIYYFTYNLERTDLVSVIAGISTLVPLGGTLVTPLVARIMTKRTIYMVSSSILIAGLVLIVLAGATIPVLLAGAAIAAFGFGLRQSIYFSMQADPIDYGEWKSGVGAAGLLCSINGFIGKVAMAVTGALAGFLLDLSGYVPNGDQPASALLAIKGNYLLIPIVMNLISMAIMAFYKLDKIYPQIRKELDERLKTNDGES; encoded by the coding sequence ATGACAACAAGCACGTCACGAACCACCTCAACCGGCATCAATGTCTGGCGACAACGCGTCGGCTACGGCATTTCCGACCTGTCCTGCAATCTGGTCTGGCAAGTCATCACGCTTTACCTGATGTTTTACTACACGGACGTTGCCGGGCTCTCGGCAGCCGCGGTGGGCGTGCTCTTCCTCGTGACCCGGGTGGTCGACGGCTTCACCGACGTCGGGATGGGAATCGTGATCGACAAAACGCACACCCGCTGGGGTAAATCCCGTCCCTGGATCCTGATTGGTGCCTTTCCATTTGCGATCTTCGCCTCCGCGGCCTTCTTCATGCCGGATCTTCCAACCGGCGGCAAACTGGTCTATGCCTATATCACCTACATCGGGCTCTCGCTGGCCTACACGATGGTCAACATCCCGATCGCTTCAATTCTCCCGAGCCTGACACGAAGCGCACAAGAGCGGACCAACCTGGCCACCAGCCGCATCATTTTCTCCTTCATCGGTGCCACCGCAGTGAGCACCTTGACTATGCCCATGGTCGGAGCGCTGGGCGGTGGATCCCAGGCGAAAGGCTTCTTCCTCACCATGTCGACCTTTGGCCTGATCGCCATCGCGCTTTTCGCCACCTCATTCCTCAACGTCAGGGAGCTAAAGCATGAGGAAAGCTCACGCGCGATTTCACTGCGTGAAGCCTTCGTCTCACTGAAAAGCAATACCTACTGGCACATCTTCGCGGTCAACATTCTGTTCATGTGGGGTTCTTTCTTTCTTCAAACAGGCGCACTCATTTACTATTTCACCTATAATCTGGAACGCACGGATCTGGTTTCCGTCATTGCCGGCATCTCGACACTGGTTCCCCTGGGGGGCACCCTGGTCACTCCCCTGGTCGCCAGGATCATGACCAAGCGGACAATTTATATGGTTTCGTCCAGCATCCTGATCGCAGGCCTAGTCCTGATCGTGCTGGCAGGGGCAACGATCCCCGTCCTACTGGCCGGAGCAGCCATTGCCGCTTTCGGGTTTGGACTCCGCCAAAGCATCTATTTCTCGATGCAAGCCGATCCGATCGATTACGGCGAATGGAAAAGCGGTGTCGGAGCCGCCGGCCTACTTTGCTCAATCAACGGCTTTATCGGAAAGGTCGCGATGGCTGTTACCGGTGCGCTCGCCGGCTTCCTGTTGGACCTAAGCGGCTACGTGCCCAATGGCGACCAACCCGCCAGCGCACTGCTGGCCATCAAGGGCAACTACCTGCTGATCCCCATAGTCATGAACCTCATCTCCATGGCGATCATGGCCTTCTACAAGCTCGACAAGATCTACCCGCAAATCCGCAAGGAGCTGGATGAGCGTCTAAAGACGAATGACGGCGAATCATAA
- a CDS encoding beta-glucosidase, translated as MNTKTKIKSWGTAVAMTAMLGSSLMAQSPTELPKPTEAEAEQRAAELVAQLTLDEKISLLAGPNDGRYDHVPIDRLGIPPLLAADAGLGVRTTYLYEPGLATTSFQSGLSLAATFDEEAAKAQGRAMGIEAYELGYGSILGPNADAARTPYYGRNFEGLGEDPFLTGKIAAAQTSGQQESPIITSVKHFTGNVQEWNRHTINELISERALREYYVRPFEIIVDEAQPGGVMAAFNSINGEPCVDDYHLLTEILKGDLGFEGYVQSDFNGALGVSNANAGLDFETNQITYFGDILKEAVQDGTVSIERIDDMVYRWLRTLIVSGYYDNVHPNALAALADREPLSEELLAEHAEIAYENAIKGVVLLKNEESALPLDDSIKSIALIGTDLDINLSGSGSASVPVPGNLITAVQGISDRAAYSGATVEWVKGVDSFSPADMLGGPATTVPSSVLKPFDAEEGVQGLTEYVYGSPTVHYPLVAQSIQPVVNRATGIPHMFPASFANRTTLFPYNFGPHSMMWMGKFTPPATGTYTLHLHHMGGARLVLNAQVLIAESAAVPQTDSVTLDLIGGQEYDLEINYFMDAAAQLLNGAGGMFSDGGIAKIRFAWTTPEDVLPPNIQEAVDAARDADVAIVAVRDINTESMDRQSLQLQQDQDRLVSAVAAVNPRTIVVLQTGGPVLMPWIDEVEAVVETWYMGQEQGDVVAGILYGDYNPSGKLPITFPSSEDAQPINTIEGRLGTPAEPYVGSGPVPVNDFSEGVYVGYRGYDKAGIEPLFPFGYGLSYSTFEYSKAQAKPKSLKIDGNSKNNKVTVEFNVTNTSDRAGTEVAQVYVQFPIGMDVPAKQLVGFKRVSLEAGETKKVAITVDADSAAHPLSMWYEPLDSWLTPEGSYKLLVGGSSAELPLEAQFTIK; from the coding sequence ATGAATACTAAAACTAAAATAAAGAGCTGGGGGACGGCTGTCGCAATGACTGCGATGCTGGGTTCTTCGCTGATGGCGCAGTCACCGACTGAACTGCCCAAGCCAACCGAAGCCGAAGCCGAGCAGCGTGCGGCCGAGCTGGTTGCGCAACTGACACTGGATGAAAAGATTTCACTCTTAGCCGGGCCTAATGATGGCCGTTACGATCACGTTCCCATTGACCGACTGGGGATTCCGCCGCTTTTGGCAGCCGATGCCGGCCTAGGTGTCCGCACCACGTACCTGTACGAACCTGGTTTGGCGACCACTTCCTTCCAAAGCGGGCTTTCGCTGGCCGCGACCTTCGATGAAGAAGCCGCCAAAGCGCAAGGACGTGCGATGGGGATCGAAGCTTACGAGCTTGGTTATGGTTCCATTCTTGGACCCAATGCGGATGCGGCTCGCACACCTTACTACGGCCGTAATTTCGAGGGCTTGGGTGAAGATCCGTTCCTGACGGGGAAGATTGCTGCTGCGCAAACCAGCGGTCAGCAGGAAAGCCCGATCATTACAAGTGTGAAGCACTTTACCGGCAATGTTCAGGAATGGAACCGTCACACGATCAACGAACTGATCAGCGAGCGTGCCCTTCGCGAATACTATGTCCGGCCTTTTGAAATCATTGTGGATGAAGCACAGCCGGGTGGCGTGATGGCCGCCTTTAATTCCATTAATGGCGAGCCTTGTGTGGACGACTATCACCTGTTGACCGAGATCCTGAAAGGAGATCTGGGCTTTGAGGGATACGTGCAATCCGACTTCAATGGGGCACTCGGAGTTTCCAATGCCAACGCCGGCCTGGACTTTGAAACCAACCAGATCACCTACTTCGGCGACATTCTGAAGGAGGCTGTGCAGGACGGTACTGTTTCGATCGAGCGTATCGATGACATGGTCTATCGTTGGCTTCGAACTCTCATCGTCTCCGGTTACTACGATAATGTTCACCCGAATGCCTTGGCTGCACTCGCCGACCGCGAGCCGCTGTCTGAAGAGCTTCTGGCCGAGCACGCTGAAATCGCTTACGAGAACGCGATCAAGGGTGTTGTGCTCTTGAAGAACGAAGAGAGTGCCTTGCCGCTGGACGATTCGATCAAAAGCATCGCGTTGATCGGTACCGACCTCGATATCAATCTGAGCGGTAGCGGTAGTGCTTCGGTTCCGGTTCCCGGTAACCTGATCACCGCTGTTCAGGGCATCTCCGACCGTGCCGCCTACAGTGGCGCGACAGTTGAGTGGGTGAAAGGTGTCGATTCCTTCTCCCCGGCTGATATGCTGGGCGGCCCGGCCACAACAGTTCCGTCTTCGGTACTCAAGCCTTTTGATGCCGAGGAAGGTGTGCAAGGTTTGACCGAGTATGTCTACGGCAGTCCGACGGTTCACTATCCGCTGGTTGCACAATCCATCCAGCCGGTCGTCAACCGTGCGACTGGTATCCCGCACATGTTCCCGGCTTCCTTCGCAAACCGGACCACCTTGTTCCCGTACAACTTCGGCCCCCACTCCATGATGTGGATGGGGAAGTTCACGCCTCCGGCAACCGGCACTTACACGCTGCACCTGCACCACATGGGTGGCGCACGTCTCGTACTGAATGCCCAAGTGCTGATCGCTGAGTCCGCTGCGGTTCCGCAAACTGATTCCGTGACCCTCGATTTGATCGGCGGTCAGGAATACGATCTTGAGATCAACTACTTCATGGATGCAGCCGCTCAATTGCTGAACGGTGCAGGCGGCATGTTCAGTGACGGCGGTATCGCCAAGATCCGCTTTGCATGGACCACTCCGGAGGATGTGCTGCCTCCGAATATCCAGGAAGCTGTGGATGCCGCCCGTGATGCGGATGTGGCAATCGTCGCTGTTCGCGACATCAATACTGAATCGATGGACCGTCAAAGTCTGCAGCTCCAGCAGGATCAGGATCGTCTGGTCAGTGCGGTGGCAGCGGTCAACCCGCGCACCATCGTCGTGCTGCAAACCGGTGGTCCCGTGCTCATGCCCTGGATCGATGAGGTCGAGGCGGTTGTCGAGACCTGGTACATGGGGCAGGAGCAAGGTGACGTGGTTGCCGGTATCCTGTATGGCGACTACAATCCGTCGGGTAAGTTGCCGATCACCTTCCCGAGCAGTGAAGATGCACAGCCGATCAACACGATCGAAGGGCGTCTTGGCACACCGGCTGAGCCCTATGTTGGCTCTGGTCCGGTGCCGGTGAATGACTTCAGTGAAGGCGTCTATGTCGGTTACCGCGGTTATGACAAGGCAGGCATTGAGCCGCTCTTCCCCTTCGGCTATGGTCTCTCTTACAGCACGTTCGAGTATTCCAAGGCACAAGCGAAACCCAAGTCGCTTAAGATCGATGGCAATAGCAAGAATAACAAGGTGACCGTCGAATTCAACGTGACGAACACGAGTGATCGTGCCGGCACCGAGGTTGCACAGGTCTATGTCCAGTTCCCTATCGGGATGGATGTCCCTGCCAAGCAGCTGGTTGGTTTCAAGCGTGTTTCTCTTGAAGCAGGCGAGACCAAGAAGGTGGCCATCACTGTCGATGCCGACTCGGCTGCCCATCCTCTCTCCATGTGGTATGAGCCGCTGGACAGCTGGTTGACCCCGGAAGGCAGCTATAAGCTCCTCGTGGGCGGATCTTCCGCAGAACTTCCTTTGGAAGCTCAATTCACGATTAAATAA
- a CDS encoding Ig-like domain-containing protein, whose amino-acid sequence MNCIEIGYKARAGGALNAPCGYPDLSPCAGAGEDAARSSVLLVQGTANGCLTLKPDGSFFYSPDVGFVGTDRFTYRVSDLDEENNRMASVSILVE is encoded by the coding sequence ATGAATTGTATTGAAATTGGATATAAGGCGCGTGCGGGCGGGGCGTTGAATGCGCCTTGTGGTTATCCGGACTTGTCCCCATGCGCGGGAGCGGGTGAAGACGCGGCTAGATCGTCTGTTTTACTGGTTCAGGGGACGGCCAATGGTTGCCTGACCTTGAAGCCTGACGGCTCGTTTTTTTATTCTCCCGATGTCGGTTTTGTCGGGACGGATCGTTTTACTTATCGCGTGTCCGATCTGGACGAGGAAAATAATCGTATGGCTTCGGTGTCGATACTCGTCGAATGA
- a CDS encoding beta-glucosidase, whose amino-acid sequence MKTNIKTGILWGVITLSVLLGPTLMAELPNEITKPTEADAEIRAAELVSQMTLDEKLQLVSGFGDSRYDHLPVERLGIPPLLACDAGLGVRTSLLPDTVRSTGFQSGLSLAASFDEAAAEAQGRAIGVEAYLLGYGSILGPVPDAARTPYYGRNFEALGEDPFLAGKIAASETRGIQESPVIASNKHYTGNVQEWNRHSVNELIGERALREYYTRAWAIIVDEAQPGGIMAAFNSINGEACVDSYHLLTEILKDDFGHKGYVQTDFNGSTGVSNAIAGLDFEGPNTQYFGDVLREAVTNGIVPMERLDDMVYRWLRSLIVSAYFDHTPANALVELSDVEPISEEILSAHADLAYENATKGIVLLKNENNALPIGLDALSIALIGTDLDIDISGSGSASIPNTGNLVSVLDGVSARAAYNGATVEWVKGVDSFSPGDMLGGPATTVPSSAFRPFGAAPGVHGLTQYVYGSPTNNTPLVDASVVPQVNLASGIVNLFSNSFVNTPNFYPWNFGPHSISWFGKFTPPVSGTYTLYLHHMGGARLVLNAGVLIAQGAGEPQTDSATIDLNGGQSYDLEINYYMNAPAQLYNGSAGMFSDGGISKIRFAWDPPAGVLPTNIQEAVDAARSADVAVVCVRDFNTEAMDRQSLQLQQDQDRLISAVAAVNPRTIVVLQTGGPVLMPWLDEVEAVVEGWYSSQEQGDALAGILFGDLNPSGKLPITFPSSEDAQPINTLEGIHGVPTAPYPGYGPVPVNDFSEGVYVGYRGYDKAGIEPLFPFGYGLSYSTFEYSGGTISPSVFTPETEDRKATVSFHVTNTSERAGTEVAQVYIRFPAGIDMPEKQLVGFKRVSLEPGESQLVEITIDGESAARPFSMWYTSTNGWFTPPGNYQLLVGGSSEDLPLAVQLSVE is encoded by the coding sequence ATGAAAACAAATATAAAAACCGGAATACTCTGGGGTGTCATTACACTTTCCGTGTTGCTCGGCCCGACGCTCATGGCGGAACTGCCGAATGAGATAACGAAGCCAACGGAGGCGGACGCGGAAATACGTGCCGCCGAACTGGTATCGCAAATGACTCTCGACGAGAAACTGCAGTTGGTCAGCGGATTCGGCGATTCACGCTACGACCACTTGCCTGTCGAGCGTTTGGGTATTCCGCCGCTGCTTGCTTGTGATGCCGGGCTTGGCGTGCGCACCTCGCTTTTGCCGGATACGGTTCGCTCGACCGGTTTTCAAAGTGGTTTATCGCTTGCCGCAAGCTTCGATGAGGCGGCGGCAGAGGCGCAGGGGCGGGCGATCGGTGTCGAAGCTTACCTGCTGGGTTACGGTTCTATCTTGGGACCGGTTCCGGATGCAGCCCGCACGCCTTACTACGGACGTAACTTCGAAGCGCTGGGGGAGGATCCTTTCCTTGCGGGCAAGATCGCAGCTTCCGAGACCCGTGGGATACAGGAGAGCCCTGTCATCGCATCGAACAAGCACTATACCGGAAACGTGCAGGAATGGAACCGTCACAGCGTCAACGAGCTGATCGGCGAGCGTGCACTGCGCGAGTATTACACACGTGCCTGGGCGATCATCGTGGATGAGGCTCAACCGGGAGGTATCATGGCGGCATTCAACTCGATTAACGGGGAAGCCTGTGTCGACAGTTATCATTTGCTGACTGAAATCCTGAAAGATGACTTCGGGCACAAAGGCTATGTTCAAACCGACTTTAACGGTAGCACGGGCGTCTCCAACGCGATTGCCGGGCTCGATTTTGAAGGGCCGAATACGCAATACTTCGGTGATGTGCTCCGGGAAGCCGTGACGAATGGAATCGTGCCGATGGAGCGTCTTGACGATATGGTTTACCGTTGGCTGCGTTCCTTGATCGTTTCGGCTTACTTCGACCATACGCCGGCAAATGCCTTGGTTGAATTGTCCGATGTCGAGCCGATTTCCGAAGAGATCCTTTCAGCGCACGCGGATCTTGCCTATGAGAATGCGACCAAAGGGATCGTGCTTCTCAAGAACGAAAACAATGCGCTGCCGATCGGACTGGATGCGTTGTCGATCGCCTTGATCGGGACGGACCTGGATATCGATATCTCCGGAAGTGGAAGTGCCTCGATCCCGAATACCGGCAATCTGGTCAGCGTGCTGGATGGAGTCTCTGCGCGTGCCGCCTATAATGGTGCCACCGTCGAATGGGTGAAGGGGGTGGATTCCTTCTCTCCCGGCGATATGCTGGGTGGCCCCGCTACGACGGTACCGTCGTCCGCCTTTAGGCCTTTCGGAGCCGCACCGGGTGTGCATGGCCTGACGCAATATGTCTACGGGAGCCCGACGAATAACACGCCCCTGGTCGATGCCAGCGTTGTGCCGCAGGTGAACCTGGCTTCGGGGATTGTGAACCTGTTTTCGAACTCATTCGTAAACACTCCGAATTTCTACCCGTGGAATTTCGGACCGCATTCGATCTCGTGGTTCGGTAAGTTTACGCCGCCGGTCAGCGGCACTTACACGCTTTACCTGCATCACATGGGTGGGGCACGGCTCGTTCTGAACGCCGGCGTTCTTATCGCGCAAGGGGCTGGTGAGCCTCAAACGGATTCGGCCACAATCGATCTGAATGGCGGTCAAAGTTATGACCTGGAGATTAATTATTACATGAATGCGCCCGCCCAATTATACAATGGCTCGGCTGGCATGTTCAGTGATGGTGGTATTTCCAAGATCCGTTTTGCCTGGGATCCCCCGGCCGGCGTCTTGCCGACCAATATCCAGGAAGCCGTCGATGCGGCCCGCTCTGCGGATGTCGCGGTAGTCTGTGTGCGTGACTTCAACACCGAGGCCATGGACCGTCAAAGCCTGCAACTGCAACAGGATCAGGACCGCTTGATCAGCGCCGTTGCCGCGGTCAACCCCCGCACCATCGTGGTGCTTCAAACCGGTGGCCCGGTCCTGATGCCCTGGTTGGATGAAGTCGAGGCCGTCGTCGAAGGCTGGTATTCCAGCCAGGAGCAGGGCGATGCACTTGCCGGTATCCTGTTCGGCGATCTCAATCCTTCCGGCAAGCTGCCCATTACCTTCCCAAGCAGCGAGGACGCACAACCGATCAACACGCTTGAAGGTATCCATGGAGTGCCGACCGCACCCTATCCCGGTTATGGTCCGGTGCCGGTGAATGACTTCAGTGAAGGCGTCTATGTCGGTTACCGCGGTTATGACAAGGCGGGTATTGAGCCGCTCTTCCCCTTCGGATATGGTCTGTCTTACAGCACCTTCGAGTATTCGGGGGGAACGATATCCCCTTCGGTATTCACTCCGGAGACAGAAGATCGGAAGGCGACCGTATCTTTTCATGTGACAAATACAAGCGAGCGAGCCGGCACCGAGGTTGCCCAGGTCTATATCCGCTTCCCCGCAGGAATCGATATGCCGGAGAAGCAGCTCGTCGGCTTCAAACGTGTCTCGCTCGAGCCGGGTGAGTCTCAATTGGTCGAGATCACAATCGATGGTGAATCGGCTGCGCGTCCCTTTTCGATGTGGTATACCTCAACAAATGGATGGTTTACCCCTCCGGGGAATTATCAACTCCTGGTTGGTGGTTCATCGGAGGACCTTCCCTTGGCTGTCCAGCTCTCGGTCGAGTAG